A stretch of Arachis hypogaea cultivar Tifrunner chromosome 15, arahy.Tifrunner.gnm2.J5K5, whole genome shotgun sequence DNA encodes these proteins:
- the LOC112749603 gene encoding protein NRT1/ PTR FAMILY 6.3, producing the protein MSALPTTQEKTIPDATNYKGAPAERSKTGGWSASAMILGGEVMERMTTLGIAVNLVTYLTGTMHLGNAESANVVTNFLGTSFMLCLLGGFLADTFLGRYRTIAIFAAVQATGVAILAMSTKIPSLHPPKCTGDSGGPCERATSKQLTVLYLALYMTALGTGGLKSSVSGFGSDQFDDTDEKERKQMLKFFNWFYFFVSTGSLAAVTVLVYIQDNQGRVWGYGICAVAILVALTVFLSGTKKYRYKKPVGSPLTQIAVVFVAAWRKRHLQPPSDSSFFFHEDYIAADGLQSNKQRLPHSNQFRFLDKAAMKDSSGTEAMKNNKWYLTTLTDVEEVKLVLRMLPIWATTIMFWCIHAQMTTFSVSQAVTMDCHIGKTFKIPPASMTVFLIGTILLTVPFYDRFVAPVAKKLLMNPHGLSPLQRVGTGLVFSVLSMVAAAAIEIKRLKEARSHGLVHTPHSKIPMTVFWLVPQFFLVGVGEAFMYMGQLDFFLRECPKGMKTMSTGLFLSTLALGFFFSSLLVSIVNKLTAHGKPWLADNLNQGKLYDFYWLLALLSAINVVIYFVAAKWYVYKEKRFAEVGIELEEQENVGNFH; encoded by the exons ATGAGTGCTCTCCCCACAACACAAGAGAAAACAATCCCAGATGCCACCAACTACAAGGGTGCTCCGGCAGAGCGGTCCAAGACCGGTGGCTGGTCTGCCTCCGCCATGATTCTAG GAGGAGAAGTGATGGAGAGGATGACGACACTGGGTATTGCGGTGAATTTGGTGACGTACTTGACCGGTACCATGCACTTGGGCAATGCTGAATCTGCCAACGTTGTCACTAACTTCTTGGGCACCTCATTCATGCTTTGTTTGCTCGGTGGCTTTCTTGCTGACACCTTTCTCGGAAG ATACCGCACCATTGCCATCTTCGCTGCTGTTCAAGCAACG ggGGTGGCGATCTTGGCTATGTCGACGAAAATACCAAGCTTACACCCTCCAAAATGCACAGGAGACAGTGGGGGACCTTGCGAAAGAGCCACCAGCAAACAGTTAACGGTGTTATACTTAGCACTTTACATGACGGCGCTTGGCACCGGAGGCCTCAAATCAAGCGTATCCGGGTTTGGTTCAGACCAGTTCGACGATACTGAcgaaaaagagagaaagcaaatgCTTAAATTCTTCAATTGGTTCTACTTCTTCGTGAGCACAGGGTCTTTGGCGGCCGTGACTGTTCTTGTGTACATTCAGGACAATCAGGGAAGGGTTTGGGGTTATGGAATATGCGCCGTCGCCATTCTGGTTGCTCTTACTGTGTTTCTGTCAGGCACTAAGAAGTACCGTTACAAGAAACCGGTGGGTAGCCCATTGACTCAGATTGCGGTGGTGTTTGTGGCTGCTTGGAGAAAGAGGCACTTGCAACCTCCTTctgattcttctttcttctttcacgAGGATTACATAGCTGCTGACGGACTCCAATCCAACAAACAAAGGTTGCCGCACTCCAACCAGTTCCG GTTCTTAGACAAGGCTGCAATGAAGGATTCAAGTGGAACAGAAGCGATGAAGAACAATAAATGGTATCTAACAACCTTAACGGACGTAGAAGAAGTGAAATTGGTTTTAAGAATGCTTCCGATATGGGCAACGACAATCATGTTTTGGTGCATCCACGCACAAATGACAACATTCTCGGTCTCACAAGCGGTCACCATGGACTGCCACATAGGAAAAACCTTCAAAATCCCTCCGGCATCCATGACCGTCTTCCTAATCGGAACCATCCTCCTAACCGTCCCCTTCTACGACCGCTTCGTGGCTCCGGTGGCCAAGAAACTCCTCATGAACCCGCACGGGCTCAGCCCCTTGCAGCGCGTGGGCACGGGCTTAGTGTTTTCGGTGTTGTCCATGGTGGCAGCAGCCGCAATAGAAATTAAGCGGTTGAAAGAAGCAAGATCACATGGACTGGTGCACACTCCCCATAGCAAGATCCCAATGACTGTGTTCTGGCTAGTTCCGCAGTTCTTCTTGGTGGGTGTGGGAGAAGCGTTCATGTACATGGGACAACTTGATTTCTTCCTGAGAGAGTGTCCGAAAGGGATGAAAACAATGAGCACTGGTTTGTTCTTGAGCACGTTGGCGTTAGGATTCTTCTTTAGCTCCTTGTTGGTCTCCATAGTGAATAAATTGACGGCGCATGGAAAACCATGGCTTGCCGATAACCTCAACCAAGGAAAGCTCTATGATTTTTATTGGCTTTTGGCTTTGTTGAGTGCTATCAATGTCGTCATTTATTTTGTTGCTGCTAAGTGGTACGTTTACAAAGAGAAAAGATTTGCTGAGGTTGGTATCGaattggaagaacaagaaaacgTTGGTAACTTCCATTAA
- the LOC112749604 gene encoding adenine phosphoribosyltransferase 3 isoform X2, with protein sequence MSAYRDEDPRLHGIKTKIRVVPHFPKSGIMFQDITTLLLDPKAFKDTIDLFVERYKGKNISVVAARGFIFGPPIALAIGAKFVPLRKPKKLPGKVISQEYILEYGRDCLEMHVGAVEAGERAIVVDDLIATGGTLCAAMDLLERVGAEVVECACVIELPELKGRERLNGKPLYVLVEYLEV encoded by the exons ATGTCGGCTTACAGAGACGAAGACCCCCGTCTTCATGGCATCAAAACTAAGATTCGTGTCGTCCCACACTTTCCCAAATCCG GAATAATGTTCCAAGACATCACTACTCTCTTGCTCGATCCCAAAGCCTTCAAGGACACCATCGACTTGTTCGTGGAGCGTTACAAAGGCAAAAACATTTCTGTTGTTGCAG CTCGGGGTTTCATATTCGGTCCTCCCATAGCATTGGCAATAGGAGCAAAGTTTGTACCATTGAGGAAACCAAAGAAGTTACCTG GGAAAGTGATATCTCAAGAGTATATTCTGGAGTATGGAAGGGACTGTCTTGAGATGCATGTTGGAGCAGTTGAAGCTGGTGAACGCGCTATAGTGGTTGATGATTTGATTGCAACTGGCGGAACACTCTGTGCTGCTATGGACTTACTCG AACGTGTGGGAGCAGAGGTAGTGGAGTGTGCCTGTGTAATAGAATTGCCAGAACTGAAG GGGCGCGAACGGTTGAATGGGAAGCCTTTGTATGTGTTGGTGGAATACTTGGAAGTATGA
- the LOC112749604 gene encoding adenine phosphoribosyltransferase 3 isoform X1 translates to MSAYRDEDPRLHGIKTKIRVVPHFPKSGIMFQDITTLLLDPKAFKDTIDLFVERYKGKNISVVAGIEARGFIFGPPIALAIGAKFVPLRKPKKLPGKVISQEYILEYGRDCLEMHVGAVEAGERAIVVDDLIATGGTLCAAMDLLERVGAEVVECACVIELPELKGRERLNGKPLYVLVEYLEV, encoded by the exons ATGTCGGCTTACAGAGACGAAGACCCCCGTCTTCATGGCATCAAAACTAAGATTCGTGTCGTCCCACACTTTCCCAAATCCG GAATAATGTTCCAAGACATCACTACTCTCTTGCTCGATCCCAAAGCCTTCAAGGACACCATCGACTTGTTCGTGGAGCGTTACAAAGGCAAAAACATTTCTGTTGTTGCAG GAATTGAAGCTCGGGGTTTCATATTCGGTCCTCCCATAGCATTGGCAATAGGAGCAAAGTTTGTACCATTGAGGAAACCAAAGAAGTTACCTG GGAAAGTGATATCTCAAGAGTATATTCTGGAGTATGGAAGGGACTGTCTTGAGATGCATGTTGGAGCAGTTGAAGCTGGTGAACGCGCTATAGTGGTTGATGATTTGATTGCAACTGGCGGAACACTCTGTGCTGCTATGGACTTACTCG AACGTGTGGGAGCAGAGGTAGTGGAGTGTGCCTGTGTAATAGAATTGCCAGAACTGAAG GGGCGCGAACGGTTGAATGGGAAGCCTTTGTATGTGTTGGTGGAATACTTGGAAGTATGA